In Trichoderma atroviride chromosome 2, complete sequence, one DNA window encodes the following:
- a CDS encoding uncharacterized protein (EggNog:ENOG41) — protein sequence MEAGDVGARQSIGPSSTPTRFELQPSQPPHPLPQQREAVDRRYQDQPVMAAASVLAPNAHYPSQSYPSNYSSHQPSSGPSVANMISSEPRRPSPDNESSARQSLPSISEVISGARPGQYPPPAHAPLQPGSSLPSPFASSARQYPEADKHSSQPLHAAAYPRQDSHPAYSDSPRPPFSSGRPGLPPVSDRRATPPMKHDAHPLPHHMVEPPKPSDRHSMNGVYSQPPPPTSIPYQTGPLPAGQQPLPPYQISPRGHAASHISGQYDPRPAPTHLEEADYGRARYDNGSSRSFESWSYQEALSRIGTCSRTIFNFAEAYGRIAQEQHGSQPIPERLPTEREVSDMLSNVEYLKRSLEQCREVIVASLQSERARDGAKPKGPYDDDQDVQMYGDSMKQSYGMTEVKKRRGRAAPPGRCHSCNRIDTPEWRRGPDGARTLCNACGLHYAKLERKRQLEARSLRPKPEERS from the exons ATGGAAGCGGGTGACGTTGGAGCCCGACAGAG TATTGGTCCTTCTTCTACTCCTACGCGATTTGAACTTCAGCCATCGCAACCTCCCCATCCACTCCCGCAGCAACGAGAAGCCGTCGACCGACGGTATCAGGACCAGCCTGTcatggcagcagcctcagtTCTCGCCCCTAACGCTCACTACCCTTCTCAGTCATATCCATCCAACTACTCTTCTCACCAGCCGTCGTCTGGACCAAGCGTCGCCAACATGATTTCCTCAGAGCCTCGACGACCGTCCCCCGATAACGAGTCCTCGGCTCGCCAGTCGCTGCCGTCGATTTCAGAGGTCATTTCTGGTGCGCGACCCGGGCAGTACCCTCCACCGGCGCATGCTCCTCTCCAGCCCGGCTCGAGCTTGCCTTCACCGTTTGCTTCATCGGCTCGACAGTATCCCGAAGCCGACAAGCACTCTTCTCAACCTCTGCACGCTGCCGCCTACCCTCGACAGGATAGCCACCCCGCGTACTCTGATTCTCCCAGGCCACCATTCAGCAGTGGCCGACCTGGTCTGCCCCCTGTATCTGATCGCCGGGCGACTCCTCCGATGAAGCACGATGCCCACCCTCTGCCGCATCACATGGTTGAACCGCCGAAGCCGTCTGATCGCCATTCAATGAATGGCGTGTACtctcagccgccgccaccaactTCTATTCCGTACCAGACGGGACCGCTCCCGGCAGGACAGCAGCCGCTTCCCCCATATCAGATTTCCCCCAGAGGCCATGCGGCTTCGCACATCTCAGGTCAATATGACCCTCGGCCGGCGCCCACACACCTTGAAGAGGCCGACTACGGCAGAGCCCGATATGACAACGGATCATCGCGATCATTTGAGAGCTGGAGCTACCAGGAGGCCCTCAGTAGA ATTGGGACTTGCTCGCGAACGATTTTCAACTTTGCAGAGGCGTATGGACGGATCGCGCAGGAGCAGCATGGATCTCAGCCGATTCCCGAGCGCCTTCCAACTGAGCGGGAGGTGAGCGATATGCTCTCCAACGTCGAATACCTCAAGCGATCTCTCGAACAATGCAGAGAAGTAATCGTAGCATCGCTCCAGAGCGAGAGGGCTCGCGACGGCGCCAAACCAAAGGGCCCGTATGACGACGACCAGGACGTTCAAATGTATGGCGACTCAATGAAGCAGTCATATGGCATGACAGAAGTTAAAAAGCGCCGCGGT CGTGCCGCCCCTCCTGGCCGGTGCCACAGCTGCAATCGGATCGATACCCCAGAATGGAGGCGTGGCCCTGATGGTGCCAGGACGCTTTGCAATGCTTGCGGCCTCCATTACGCCAAACTAGAGCGCAAACGCCAACTCGAAGCAAGATCGCTACGGCCCAAGCCTGAGGAAAGAAGCTGA
- a CDS encoding uncharacterized protein (EggNog:ENOG41) produces MAAASVLAPNAHYPSQSYPSNYSSHQPSSGPSVANMISSEPRRPSPDNESSARQSLPSISEVISGARPGQYPPPAHAPLQPGSSLPSPFASSARQYPEADKHSSQPLHAAAYPRQDSHPAYSDSPRPPFSSGRPGLPPVSDRRATPPMKHDAHPLPHHMVEPPKPSDRHSMNGVYSQPPPPTSIPYQTGPLPAGQQPLPPYQISPRGHAASHISGQYDPRPAPTHLEEADYGRARYDNGSSRSFESWSYQEALSRIGTCSRTIFNFAEAYGRIAQEQHGSQPIPERLPTEREVSDMLSNVEYLKRSLEQCREVIVASLQSERARDGAKPKGPYDDDQDVQMYGDSMKQSYGMTEVKKRRGRAAPPGRCHSCNRIDTPEWRRGPDGARTLCNACGLHYAKLERKRQLEARSLRPKPEERS; encoded by the exons atggcagcagcctcagtTCTCGCCCCTAACGCTCACTACCCTTCTCAGTCATATCCATCCAACTACTCTTCTCACCAGCCGTCGTCTGGACCAAGCGTCGCCAACATGATTTCCTCAGAGCCTCGACGACCGTCCCCCGATAACGAGTCCTCGGCTCGCCAGTCGCTGCCGTCGATTTCAGAGGTCATTTCTGGTGCGCGACCCGGGCAGTACCCTCCACCGGCGCATGCTCCTCTCCAGCCCGGCTCGAGCTTGCCTTCACCGTTTGCTTCATCGGCTCGACAGTATCCCGAAGCCGACAAGCACTCTTCTCAACCTCTGCACGCTGCCGCCTACCCTCGACAGGATAGCCACCCCGCGTACTCTGATTCTCCCAGGCCACCATTCAGCAGTGGCCGACCTGGTCTGCCCCCTGTATCTGATCGCCGGGCGACTCCTCCGATGAAGCACGATGCCCACCCTCTGCCGCATCACATGGTTGAACCGCCGAAGCCGTCTGATCGCCATTCAATGAATGGCGTGTACtctcagccgccgccaccaactTCTATTCCGTACCAGACGGGACCGCTCCCGGCAGGACAGCAGCCGCTTCCCCCATATCAGATTTCCCCCAGAGGCCATGCGGCTTCGCACATCTCAGGTCAATATGACCCTCGGCCGGCGCCCACACACCTTGAAGAGGCCGACTACGGCAGAGCCCGATATGACAACGGATCATCGCGATCATTTGAGAGCTGGAGCTACCAGGAGGCCCTCAGTAGA ATTGGGACTTGCTCGCGAACGATTTTCAACTTTGCAGAGGCGTATGGACGGATCGCGCAGGAGCAGCATGGATCTCAGCCGATTCCCGAGCGCCTTCCAACTGAGCGGGAGGTGAGCGATATGCTCTCCAACGTCGAATACCTCAAGCGATCTCTCGAACAATGCAGAGAAGTAATCGTAGCATCGCTCCAGAGCGAGAGGGCTCGCGACGGCGCCAAACCAAAGGGCCCGTATGACGACGACCAGGACGTTCAAATGTATGGCGACTCAATGAAGCAGTCATATGGCATGACAGAAGTTAAAAAGCGCCGCGGT CGTGCCGCCCCTCCTGGCCGGTGCCACAGCTGCAATCGGATCGATACCCCAGAATGGAGGCGTGGCCCTGATGGTGCCAGGACGCTTTGCAATGCTTGCGGCCTCCATTACGCCAAACTAGAGCGCAAACGCCAACTCGAAGCAAGATCGCTACGGCCCAAGCCTGAGGAAAGAAGCTGA